One window from the genome of Eucalyptus grandis isolate ANBG69807.140 chromosome 7, ASM1654582v1, whole genome shotgun sequence encodes:
- the LOC104453135 gene encoding uncharacterized protein LOC104453135 has protein sequence MAHLSFLVSFLLVSSAFHGIHAVEYIVSNTVPNTEGGARFANELGDDYARQTMISATDFIWQLFQQTSEADRKSVARVTLVIDNYDGIAYASNNEIHMGAPNYLKNIKGDIKEDFNGVLYHEMTHIWQWDGKGKAGKLVEGVADFVRLKANYAPASWPKRGSGTNWDEGYAVTAYFLDYCESLRGGFVAELNKKMRDDYSNDFFVQLLGKTVDQLWSEYKAKYGN, from the coding sequence ATGGCTCACCTCTCCTTCCTCGTATCTTTCCTCCTCGTTTCATCAGCCTTCCACGGAATCCATGCCGTGGAGTACATTGTCTCCAACACGGTGCCCAACACCGAAGGCGGGGCCCGCTTTGCGAACGAGCTCGGCGATGACTACGCCCGGCAAACCATGATTTCTGCGACCGACTTCATATGGCAGCTGTTCCAACAAACCTCCGAGGCCGACCGCAAGAGCGTGGCCCGTGTGACCCTAGTGATCGACAACTACGATGGGATCGCGTATGCCAGCAACAACGAGATTCACATGGGCGCCCCAAACTACCTCAAGAACATCAAGGGCGACATTAAGGAGGATTTCAACGGGGTGCTGTACCACGAGATGACACATATATGGCAATGGGACGGGAAGGGGAAAGCGGGGAAATTGGTCGAGGGGGTGGCAGATTTCGTGCGCTTAAAGGCTAACTACGCGCCAGCTAGCTGGCCGAAGCGTGGATCAGGGACCAACTGGGATGAGGGTTACGCAGTCACGGCCTATTTCTTGGACTATTGCGAGAGTTTGCGAGGCGGGTTCGTTGCCGAGCTCAACAAGAAGATGAGAGATGATTACAGCAATGACTTCTTTGTGCAGTTACTGGGGAAGACGGTTGATCAACTATGGAGCGAGTACAAGGCCAAGTACGGAAATTAG